The Vibrio gazogenes DNA segment GGCAATCCAGACCATTAACAACAACACCACGACGATCGCGAGAAAGTTCGAACCGGCTTCGGGGTACTGCGCTTTAACAAAGGCCGAATGACCAAAAGCACCGACAAAAAAGCAGGCAAGTCCCACCAGCGGAAAATCTTCTGAGACCGGCTGACGCAGGTACTCTTGATACAGTGCCTGAACCGCGAGAATTAACGCTATCCAAGGGAAAATAGAAAACGTGATCTCACTCATGGTCATCGAAGACAGAATGGCATCACCACATACGCCGACAATAAAAGCAAGAATCAGATTCTTGCGCTCTGAGGTATTTTGACTCGACATTAATCAACTCCATCTCTCTGTTGATGTTTACGTGCAGCCCGATAACTTGCCGCACCTTTAGCAATCATTCTTAACTGAACAATTAATCGTTCTGCCAGTTCGTCGCGCTCACGCTTATCCAGATCCATCGCTTCTGCACCGGAGCTAAACACCAACGTCACGGAGGCTTCTGCCTGAGGCGCTGCGATTTCTCGCGCTAAGCCATTCAGGACAAGGTATTCGGTCAGTTCGGCAGAAAAATGTTGGATCTCTCTGGCCACAGCGGCCCGAAAATCATAAGACGTTCCAGAGCGTTCTCTCAGCAATAAACGAAACACATTGGGACTGTTTTCGATAAACTCCATGAAAGTCTCGACCGAGGTGCGGATCACACTGCCTTTGGTCGCAATACGCTGTCGTGCCTGGCGCATCAGTTGCCGCAGTAATAATCCCCCTTCATCAACCATCGTCAGCCCTAACTCATTCATATCATCAAAATGGCGATAAAATGAAGTCGGGGCAATACCGGCTTCTCTGGCGACTTCTCTCAGGCTCAAACTGGAAAAACTCTGTTGTGCGCTCAATTGGCGAAATGCAGCATCAATTAATGAACGACGGGTTTTTTCTTTCTGTTGAGCACGGATTCCCATGGCGTACAATTCCTAAATCACAGCTAAAAACGATCTACTATAACGCGAATTATTTTTTTATCGATAAACAATATCTCATCCTGCGCAAAATTTTCTCTTCAAACGAATTTCATAGCGGTATCAGCGATCATTATCACTGATCACTTGGCAGAACGGAGACACAGACAAAGAATCCGTTACAATGATCCACTACAATGATGCGTTACAATATCATCATCAAAAAACCAACGAATATTCATCAGGAAGTCATATGTCAGAGACTCATCATTTCGATGCGATTGTCATCGGCAGTGGTCCCGGCGGTGAAGGTGCCGCAATGGGACTGACCAAAGCAGGGCTGAATGTCGCCATCGTTGAAAAAGAGCAAAGTGTCGGTGGCGGATGTACCCATTGGGGGACGATTCCATCAAAAGCCTTAAGACATGCCGTCAGCCGTATCATCGAATTCAACAGCAACCCGCTGTTTTGCCATAACAACACCAGCCTCCACGCCACATTCCCCAACATTCTGTTACATGCCAAATCTGTCATCGATAAACAGACACGATTACGGCAAGGGTTTTATGATCGCAACAAGTGTACGTTACTGTTTGGTGTTGCCCAGTTTATTGATAGCCACACGATTGAAATTCTTCAGTCTGATGGCAGCAAAGAGCGTTATACCGCAGATAAATTTGTAATCGCCACAGGTTCACGCCCTTATCAGCCGGATGATGTCGATTTCAATCATCCCCGAATCTACGATAGTGACTCGATCCTCAACCTCGAACACGACCCACGCCATATCCTCATCTATGGTGCAGGCGTCATCGGCTGTGAATATGCGTCGATCTTCCGTGGACTTGGGGTGAAAGTTGACCTGATTAATACCCGTGACCGTTTATTATCTTTTCTGGATAATGAGGTCTCAGATGCACTGTCATACCACTTCTGGAATAACGGCGTGGTGATTCGTAATGATGAAACCTATCAGAACATTGAAGTTTGCCAGGACGGGGTGATTGTTCACCTGAAATCAGGCAAGAAAATGAAGGCTGACTGTCTGCTCTATGCGAATGGCAGAACGGGCAATACCGATCGGTTAAATCTGGAAGCATTGGGATTAACCGCTGACTCTCGTGGTCAACTGGCAGTCAACCGGAGTTACCAAACCGAAATGGCACATATTTATGCCGTCGGTGATGTCATTGGCTACCCTAGCCTCGCCAGCGCCGCTTATGACCAAGGCCGCTTCGTCGCACAAATCATCGCATTCGGGGCAAGTAACAGTCAGCTGATTGAAGATATTCCGACCGGGATATACACCATTCCTGAAATCAGTTCCGTCGGCAAAACCGAGCAGGAGCTGACCAATGCCAAGATCCCTTATGAGGTGGGTCGTTCTTCTTTTAAACATCTGGCACGCGCGCAAATCGCAGGCACCGATGTAGGGAGTTTGAAGATTCTGTTCCACCGAGAAACCAAAGAAATCCTCGGGATTCACTGTTTCGGTGAGCGGGCTGCGGAAATCATTCATATCGGTCAGGCCATCATGGAACAAAAAGGCACCGCCAATACCATTGAATATTTCGTCAATACGACGTTTAACTATCCAACAATGGCGGAAGCCTATCGGGTCGCCGCATTAAACGGCTTGAACCGCCTGTTCTAATCGAGGGCAAGCCACTTGCAGATTTGATTTGCAAGTGGCGTTGCTTTTCGTCTGCGATGCTTGGTTTTGTCTCATTGCAGGTTTTGTTTTACACACAAAGCCTGCATACGATACGAGAGCCATCCAGCATTACCAATCACAATTTACCAATAACAATTTACCAATGACAACGAATCACGACAGGAGTGTAACGGAATTGGCAGCTTGTCAGGCGACAAACCAAGCGCTGCCATATTTTCCAACGCCGACATGGATAATTTAATGGTGAGAAGCGCTGCACATCTTTGACCCACGGCAAGCAGTTCAATACCGCATGATCGGGGGCTGCAAAGCCATGTTGATAAGAACCGGAACCCAGCCGTTGCCCTAAACGCGTACCGGTTTTATCGCCAGCCAGCAGTAAACACGCATGAGCATGAGGGAAGGTCAGCCCAAGCGTTCTGATAAAGGCGGCCACATGCTCTGACTGCGTTTCAAGCAAAGCGTGTTCACAAAGAATCAAGACCGGAACGGAGTCTGAAATATTGATGGTTTTTAACCACGTTAATGATGTGACGCTACCACTGATATGCTGATAACGTTCACTGGGATGGAATAATCGCTGTCGCCAGATCAAATGCTCAGACACATCCACTTCCAGCCAATGGCAACGACCATTATCAACCCGATAAAACCGAGTATCTAAGCCGGCACCGACGTTGATCACCCAAGCATCCGGATAGGTAGAAAGAAACTCACGAACTTGTTGATCACAGATCTGAGTCAGTGTGACATGGAGTAACTGCTTTTGATCAATATTGCCACTCCGGCAATCGGGAGCGACCTGACAGGACAAACAGGCTTGAGCGGCAATCGGGTCATAAATCAGGCCATTGTCTGCTAGGCTTTCCCGGCTTCGGAACCAAAGCGGCTCAATAAGATGTGCGGGAATTTGATAGTGTTCTCGATGCTTCCGGCAATAATATGACATCGTCATTATCCTCTAAAGTCGGTTTAGATGATAATGAATATCAATACCATTAGCAAGTTATTGAGAGAGATTCTCAATAACTTACGCTGTCAGATGTTTTACCATCAGTCAGTTACATCCAATCGGTATTACGGATAATTCCAACAGCGACCCCTTCAATCGTCAATTCCTGAGCCGTGAGATCGACCTCAATGGGAGTAAAGTCTTCATTTTCCGCATGTAACAACACTTTAGCCCCTTGGCGATCAAGACGTTTCACCGTGACATCATCTTCGACACGGGCAACCACGATCTGACCATTTCTGACATCCTGCGTTTTATGCACGGCCAGCAAATCGCCATCCATGATGCCAATATTTTTCATACTCTCACCGTGAACTCGCAGCAGAAAATCAGCTTGGGGTTTGAACATGGCGGGATCGACCTGATAGTGTGCTTCAACATGTTCCTGCGCCAGAATCGGTTCACCCGCGGCAACGCGACCAATCAATGGCAGACCTTCTTCAACCGGGTCATGTGCAGAGTCGAGCAGAATACGTATGCCTCGAGAAGCGCCCGGAACAATTTCAATCACTTGTTTACGCGCAAGTGCTTTCAAATGTTCTTCAGCCGCATTGGCAGAACGGAATCCCAATTCTTTCGCGATTTCAGCGCGAGTCGGTGGCATTCCGGAATCTTCAATCCGGCTTTTGATCAAATCAAAGACCTGTTGTTGGCGTGGTGTTAAAGGCTTCATAATTCACCTGTCTTTTTATACAGTTAACTGTGAGTATATCCAGTATTCTGATAAATGAAAAGTGAATCTTTCAAACCCAGTCTTTGAAAGACTTAGAATATAAAAATATCGACCCAGATATAAAGTGACATAAGAATCGAGAGTAACACGGCGGCAGAGCCCATATCCTTGGCCTGTCCCGCCAGTTGGTGGTGCTCAGTGCCGATGCGATCGACAACAGCCTCAATCGCACTATTTAAAAGCTCAACGATCAAAACCACCAGCAACGAACCAATGAGCAGTAAGCGCTCGATTTGGGTGACCTCTGCGAACAAGGCGATGGGTATCAGGATCAGACATACAATCAGCTCTTCCCGAAAAGCCGCTTCACCAATGATCGCGGCACGAATGCCCTGATAGGAATATTTCGCTGCGTTCAATATACGTGTTAAACCTTGAGCTGGTTTCTGTTGCATAGATTTTTCCGATTAATGAATGTGAATAGGGACATCTGGACAAACAGAGAGAATCCTATCACGACGGTGGCAGAGAACAGTAGTAGTACACAAAAATAGTCGTGAGTAGTAAAAGGTTGCCCCTGTTTCTGTTATTCTAAGCCACATTCCGGTGGCCAGAACGATATCATTCATGTTGTGACAATCTGGCCCCAATTTCGTTATTCATTCTTGAGAGTCCGAGCTTTTATGTCAGTCCGACAATCAGTATCACGTTCGCTATTAACCATCCCTGTTTCTGTTTTGACCAAGAGTTCGGTTGTTCCAGCCGATCCCATCGCTGATCATAATATTGACCTGGAAAAACCCATCGTCTACGCACTCCCATTTCAATCGACTGTTGATCTGCTGACCTTAAAACAGCAAACGGAGAAACTAGGACTACCGGATCCATTTCAACCGTTGGAAATCGATGGTAAAAAACTCACACGTTATATTTTTATTGCCTCCCGGCCAACCCTGATTCGCAATGATGATGATGTACCTTACGGCTCCGTGACTCAGTTCACTGAGTTACTTGCATTACATCAAGCCAATCCTGAGCTTGATATTCAGCTACTGCCGACCTCCGTCCTGTGGGGCAGAAAACCCGGCAAAGAAAATCAGAGCAAAGCTTATCTGGAACCCATGAACGGGCCACAAAAGGCCAAGGCGGTATTGCTGTCCGGCAGAGATTGCTTAGTGCGTTTCAGTCCGGTGGTTTCTCTGCGCTATATGGCAGACAGCCATGGCACGGATGCCGCTATCGCCCATAAAGTTGCGCGGGTCGCCCGGATTCATTTTTCACGCCAGAAACTGGCCGCCTCAGGGCCGCAACTGCCGGAGCGTGAAGTATTATTGCAACGGTTGATGCAATCCCAAGCCATTCGCCATGCAATTAATGACGAAGTCAAAACCAAAAATATTTCGCAGAAAAAAGCGCAAAAAGAAGCACTGAAAATATTAGATGAGATTGCAGCAAACTTCTCTTATTCTCTTGTGCGCAAAAGTGATCGCTTGCTGAAATGGCTCTGGAACCGGATTTATCAAGGGATCAATGTGCACAATGCGGCACGTGTCCGCCGTCTGGCTCAAGATGGCCATGAAATTGTGTATGTGCCCTGCCACCGGAGTCACATGGACTATCTGTTACTGTCTTATGTGCTCTATCATGAAGGAATGGTACCTCCTCATATCGCTGCGGGCCTGAATCTGAACTTTTTCCCGGCGGGGCCGTTGTTCCGTCGTGGCGGGGCGTTTTTTATCCGCCGTAGTTTTAAAGGCAACAAGCTTTATTCGACGATTTTCCGCGAATATCTGGCTGACTTGTTCGCAAAAGGATATTCCGTTGAGTATTTCAGTGAGGGGGGACGCTCACGGACCGGACGCCTACTGCCCGCCAAGACCGGGATGCTGGCAATGACGATTCAAGCCATGTTAAGAGGTCTCAACCGTCCGGTCACTTTAGTTCCCGTGTACATTGGCTATGAGCATGTCATGGAAGTTTCGACCTATGCCAAAGAGCTGCGCGGTAAGCAGAAAGAAAAAGAAAATGCGGGTCTGGTGATCCGAACCATTCGTAAGCTGAAGAACTTTGGTCAGGGATATGTCAACTTTGGCGAACCAATCTTGCTCAATCAGTTTTTGAATGAGCAAGTTCCCGACTGGACGAAAGATATTGATCGGGTTGGCAACAGTCGTCCCCAGTGGATCACACCGCTTGTCAATCAACTGGCAACCCGGGTGATGACCCGTGTCAATGATGCGGCGGCAGCAAATGCCATGACGCTATGTGCAACCGCCCTGCTCGCTTCTCGTCAGCGTGCACTTGCCCGGGAAAACTTGATCAAACAGATCGACTGTTATCTTGATCTGCTGCGCAATGTGCCTTATTCAGAAACAATGACCGTTCCGCTAGATAGTGCGCAGGCACTGGTGGAGCATGCGACATCGCTCGATAAGTTTTTGATCGAATCCGACAGTATTGGTGAAATCATCTCTCTGGATCGTCACCAATCGATTCTGATGACTTACTACCGCAATAATATTATTCATCTGCTGGCTTTGCCGTCACTGATTGCCCAGATACTGGTGAGTCATCAATCGCTATCACTCGATACGCTGCGCAGTTATGTGGCGCTTATCTATCCATTCATTCAGCAAGAGTTGTTCCTGAGTTTTGAGCCGGAAGCGCTCAACGATCATATTGATGCTTATCTGCGCGAATTGCAGCGTCAGGAGTTAATCCAATGTGAAGATGACACGGTGTCAATCAATCCAGCCAAAACTCAGGTGTTAATCTTACTCGGCAGAACGATTTCCGAAACACTACAGCGTTACGCAATTACGTTAAATTTACTGGTCTCAACACCGGAGATGACGAAAAGCGAACTCGAAAAAAATAGTCAGGAAATCGCCCGTCGTCTCGGACGGCTCCATGGAATTAATGCACCGGAGTTTTTTGATAAAGGTGTATTTACGGCCTTAATGACCACGCTGAAACAGCAAGACTATCTCAATCATGATCAGCAACTCTGTGCGGAAAAATGTCAGCAATTGTCTGAACTGATGTTCACCTTGCTCTATCCTGAAATCCGCTTAACGATTAGAGAGAGTATTTATCTGATTGAGTAACGTTTGTCCCGGCTTTGTTGGGTAAACAGCATTGAATCAAACGCAAACGCAGCAGCTTTGGTTTATTCAGGTAAAAGAAACGGCATCATTTGATGCCGTTTTTCTTGCCACGCTGCATTTACGGCTTAATGGGACCACATGGAAATCAGCAGACCCGCAGTAACCACCATGCCGACATAGTTGTTGTTCAGAAATGCTTGTAGGCACTGAGTTCGCTGACGGTGCCGGATTAAATGTTGTTGATAAACAAATAATCCACTCACAATCAGTAAACTCCAATAAAACGCAGCGCTCAACTGATACATCACACCGACACCAATTAGCATTAGTAACGTGATCAGTTGGAGTGTGCCAATAATCAGCTTATCAAAGCGGCCAAACAGAACCGCTGTTGACTTCACGCCGATCTTTAAATCATCTTCCCGATCGGTCATCGCATACTGCGTATCATAAGCCACCGTCCAGACAGAATTAATCAGAAAAATAAACCAGACCACGCCCGGTAAACTATTTGACTGTGCCGCCCAAGCCATCGGAATCGCCCAGCTAAAAGCCAGTGCCAAAAAAACCTGCGGTAAATGTGTATAACGTTTCATGAAAGGATAAATAAACGCCAACACAATCGCAGCAAAGGAGAGTTGAATGGTGAGTTTGTTCATCGTCAGAACCAGCGCAAACGAGAACAACGACAAAATCAGAAATAAACCGACCGCCTCTTTCTCGGTCACA contains these protein-coding regions:
- a CDS encoding YijD family membrane protein, whose product is MSSQNTSERKNLILAFIVGVCGDAILSSMTMSEITFSIFPWIALILAVQALYQEYLRQPVSEDFPLVGLACFFVGAFGHSAFVKAQYPEAGSNFLAIVVVLLLMVWIARKMGYWGKH
- the fabR gene encoding HTH-type transcriptional repressor FabR produces the protein MGIRAQQKEKTRRSLIDAAFRQLSAQQSFSSLSLREVAREAGIAPTSFYRHFDDMNELGLTMVDEGGLLLRQLMRQARQRIATKGSVIRTSVETFMEFIENSPNVFRLLLRERSGTSYDFRAAVAREIQHFSAELTEYLVLNGLAREIAAPQAEASVTLVFSSGAEAMDLDKRERDELAERLIVQLRMIAKGAASYRAARKHQQRDGVD
- the sthA gene encoding Si-specific NAD(P)(+) transhydrogenase — encoded protein: MSETHHFDAIVIGSGPGGEGAAMGLTKAGLNVAIVEKEQSVGGGCTHWGTIPSKALRHAVSRIIEFNSNPLFCHNNTSLHATFPNILLHAKSVIDKQTRLRQGFYDRNKCTLLFGVAQFIDSHTIEILQSDGSKERYTADKFVIATGSRPYQPDDVDFNHPRIYDSDSILNLEHDPRHILIYGAGVIGCEYASIFRGLGVKVDLINTRDRLLSFLDNEVSDALSYHFWNNGVVIRNDETYQNIEVCQDGVIVHLKSGKKMKADCLLYANGRTGNTDRLNLEALGLTADSRGQLAVNRSYQTEMAHIYAVGDVIGYPSLASAAYDQGRFVAQIIAFGASNSQLIEDIPTGIYTIPEISSVGKTEQELTNAKIPYEVGRSSFKHLARAQIAGTDVGSLKILFHRETKEILGIHCFGERAAEIIHIGQAIMEQKGTANTIEYFVNTTFNYPTMAEAYRVAALNGLNRLF
- a CDS encoding class I SAM-dependent methyltransferase, with product MSYYCRKHREHYQIPAHLIEPLWFRSRESLADNGLIYDPIAAQACLSCQVAPDCRSGNIDQKQLLHVTLTQICDQQVREFLSTYPDAWVINVGAGLDTRFYRVDNGRCHWLEVDVSEHLIWRQRLFHPSERYQHISGSVTSLTWLKTINISDSVPVLILCEHALLETQSEHVAAFIRTLGLTFPHAHACLLLAGDKTGTRLGQRLGSGSYQHGFAAPDHAVLNCLPWVKDVQRFSPLNYPCRRWKIWQRLVCRLTSCQFRYTPVVIRCHW
- the lexA gene encoding transcriptional repressor LexA; the encoded protein is MKPLTPRQQQVFDLIKSRIEDSGMPPTRAEIAKELGFRSANAAEEHLKALARKQVIEIVPGASRGIRILLDSAHDPVEEGLPLIGRVAAGEPILAQEHVEAHYQVDPAMFKPQADFLLRVHGESMKNIGIMDGDLLAVHKTQDVRNGQIVVARVEDDVTVKRLDRQGAKVLLHAENEDFTPIEVDLTAQELTIEGVAVGIIRNTDWM
- a CDS encoding diacylglycerol kinase translates to MQQKPAQGLTRILNAAKYSYQGIRAAIIGEAAFREELIVCLILIPIALFAEVTQIERLLLIGSLLVVLIVELLNSAIEAVVDRIGTEHHQLAGQAKDMGSAAVLLSILMSLYIWVDIFIF
- the plsB gene encoding glycerol-3-phosphate 1-O-acyltransferase PlsB; translated protein: MSVRQSVSRSLLTIPVSVLTKSSVVPADPIADHNIDLEKPIVYALPFQSTVDLLTLKQQTEKLGLPDPFQPLEIDGKKLTRYIFIASRPTLIRNDDDVPYGSVTQFTELLALHQANPELDIQLLPTSVLWGRKPGKENQSKAYLEPMNGPQKAKAVLLSGRDCLVRFSPVVSLRYMADSHGTDAAIAHKVARVARIHFSRQKLAASGPQLPEREVLLQRLMQSQAIRHAINDEVKTKNISQKKAQKEALKILDEIAANFSYSLVRKSDRLLKWLWNRIYQGINVHNAARVRRLAQDGHEIVYVPCHRSHMDYLLLSYVLYHEGMVPPHIAAGLNLNFFPAGPLFRRGGAFFIRRSFKGNKLYSTIFREYLADLFAKGYSVEYFSEGGRSRTGRLLPAKTGMLAMTIQAMLRGLNRPVTLVPVYIGYEHVMEVSTYAKELRGKQKEKENAGLVIRTIRKLKNFGQGYVNFGEPILLNQFLNEQVPDWTKDIDRVGNSRPQWITPLVNQLATRVMTRVNDAAAANAMTLCATALLASRQRALARENLIKQIDCYLDLLRNVPYSETMTVPLDSAQALVEHATSLDKFLIESDSIGEIISLDRHQSILMTYYRNNIIHLLALPSLIAQILVSHQSLSLDTLRSYVALIYPFIQQELFLSFEPEALNDHIDAYLRELQRQELIQCEDDTVSINPAKTQVLILLGRTISETLQRYAITLNLLVSTPEMTKSELEKNSQEIARRLGRLHGINAPEFFDKGVFTALMTTLKQQDYLNHDQQLCAEKCQQLSELMFTLLYPEIRLTIRESIYLIE
- the ubiA gene encoding 4-hydroxybenzoate octaprenyltransferase translates to MTVSKAKAYWQLMRMDRPIGSLLLLWPTLWALILAAEGIPDLNVLFVFVLGVVFMRSAGCVINDFADRHVDGHVQRTQMRPLPAGLVTEKEAVGLFLILSLFSFALVLTMNKLTIQLSFAAIVLAFIYPFMKRYTHLPQVFLALAFSWAIPMAWAAQSNSLPGVVWFIFLINSVWTVAYDTQYAMTDREDDLKIGVKSTAVLFGRFDKLIIGTLQLITLLMLIGVGVMYQLSAAFYWSLLIVSGLFVYQQHLIRHRQRTQCLQAFLNNNYVGMVVTAGLLISMWSH